A stretch of Coregonus clupeaformis isolate EN_2021a chromosome 37, ASM2061545v1, whole genome shotgun sequence DNA encodes these proteins:
- the LOC121553400 gene encoding eukaryotic translation initiation factor 4E isoform X2, protein MATSEPKAPETEEPQPEVIPTAPPVVTGSEQYIKHPLQNKWALWYFKNDKSKSWTENLRLIAKFDTVEDFWALYNHIQQPSKLGFGCDYCLFKDGVKPMWEDDKNKLGGRWLMTLSKQQRQIDLDRYWMETLLCLIGESFDEASEDVCGAVVNVRPKGDKISIWTGNCQNKEAIVAIGQQYKERLSIPIKLLIGYQSHDDTSSKSGSTTKNMYSV, encoded by the exons ATGGCGACTTCGGAGCCG AAAGCACCTGAAACAGAAGAGCCCCAACCTGAAGTAATCCCCACTGCACCACCTGTGGTCACTGGTTCTGAGCAGTACATCAAACACCCCCTGCAAAACAA ATGGGCCCTGTGGTATTTCAAAAACGACAAGAGCAAAAGCTGGACAGAGAACCTCCGTCTCATCGCAAAGTTTGACACAGTGGAAGACTTCTGGGC ATTATATAACCACATACAGCAGCCCAGTAAGTTAGGCTTCGGCTGTGACTACTGCTTATTTAAG GATGGGGTGAAGCCGATGTGGGAGGATGACAAGAACAAGCTGGGTGGGAGGTGGCTGATGACCCTCAGTAAACAGCAGAGACAAATCGACCTCGACCGCTACTGGATGGAGACG CTGTTGTGTTTAATCGGCGAGTCGTTTGACGAGGCCAGTGAAGACGTCTGTGGAGCGGTAGTCAACGTCAGACCCAAGGGAGATAAAATATCCATCTGGACCGGGAATTGTCAGAACAAGGAAGCCATTGTGGCGATAGG acaacAGTATAAAGAGCGCCTGAGTATCCCCATCAAGCTCCTGATTGGCTACCAGTCACATGATGACACATCTAGCAAGAGTGGTTCCACCACAAAGAACATGTACTCAGTCTGA
- the LOC121553400 gene encoding eukaryotic translation initiation factor 4E isoform X1, producing MATSEPVSEIEKAPETEEPQPEVIPTAPPVVTGSEQYIKHPLQNKWALWYFKNDKSKSWTENLRLIAKFDTVEDFWALYNHIQQPSKLGFGCDYCLFKDGVKPMWEDDKNKLGGRWLMTLSKQQRQIDLDRYWMETLLCLIGESFDEASEDVCGAVVNVRPKGDKISIWTGNCQNKEAIVAIGQQYKERLSIPIKLLIGYQSHDDTSSKSGSTTKNMYSV from the exons ATGGCGACTTCGGAGCCGGTAAGCGAGATCGAG AAAGCACCTGAAACAGAAGAGCCCCAACCTGAAGTAATCCCCACTGCACCACCTGTGGTCACTGGTTCTGAGCAGTACATCAAACACCCCCTGCAAAACAA ATGGGCCCTGTGGTATTTCAAAAACGACAAGAGCAAAAGCTGGACAGAGAACCTCCGTCTCATCGCAAAGTTTGACACAGTGGAAGACTTCTGGGC ATTATATAACCACATACAGCAGCCCAGTAAGTTAGGCTTCGGCTGTGACTACTGCTTATTTAAG GATGGGGTGAAGCCGATGTGGGAGGATGACAAGAACAAGCTGGGTGGGAGGTGGCTGATGACCCTCAGTAAACAGCAGAGACAAATCGACCTCGACCGCTACTGGATGGAGACG CTGTTGTGTTTAATCGGCGAGTCGTTTGACGAGGCCAGTGAAGACGTCTGTGGAGCGGTAGTCAACGTCAGACCCAAGGGAGATAAAATATCCATCTGGACCGGGAATTGTCAGAACAAGGAAGCCATTGTGGCGATAGG acaacAGTATAAAGAGCGCCTGAGTATCCCCATCAAGCTCCTGATTGGCTACCAGTCACATGATGACACATCTAGCAAGAGTGGTTCCACCACAAAGAACATGTACTCAGTCTGA